One Drosophila subpulchrella strain 33 F10 #4 breed RU33 chromosome 2R, RU_Dsub_v1.1 Primary Assembly, whole genome shotgun sequence genomic window, GTAAATTCTGCAGAAAACTAATGAACATACCCTGTTTATGAATTCCCATGGCACTATACCCAATTTGCATAGTAATAAAATAACGAAAGTTGACAAGGGGAAAAAAGAAAGATGGAGTGGTTGGGCCGGCGAAAAGGTTCCATTAACCAGCGGAGAACCCGCCTAATGGCAAACAATTAGGGCACAAATTGAGTTAGCAGCCAGTAGAAGTGGTCTCAAGGACGAGCCGCCACACAAATGGGCAAACAAGCCCGCACACACGGATACTCGAGGAGTATCGATCAAACAATGGGAAGGAGAATCCTTCCCGCAAGTCCTGCCAATTCCTAATCGACTGCTCCACTTTTTCGCAGACGGTAACCACGGATACTACGCCAGGGAAATCCGCACGTTGATGGCTGCCACCAAAATCATCGATGCGCCGCGCAACGGCCACGAGATGGCGCCACTGAACACCCGGGCGAGGGGCGACGGCACCCACGGGGTGACCATCGTCCTCACCGCCCCGCAGCGCAACTCCGTGCAGTCGGTGGACATCCCGGGCAACGAGCCGGAACGCGCCGCCTGGAGCGGCAAGATGCAGTTCTTCCTCAGCATCATCGGCTACTCGGTGGGCCTCGGCAACATCTGGCGGTTTCCCTACCTGTGCCAACAGAACGGAGGCGGTGAGTAGCAATATCTAATCAGATCTAAGTTTATTCATTACAATGCAAGatatagttatatatttaGGGTTTTAATTTCGATTTCTGTAATAAGCTAATGGAATTACGGGTTGAAGATTACTTCtattatttaaacaaaaaaatcgtACTTGAACGTAGTTCGTTTAGCCACGAAGTGTTACACTATGATTATATTCgatatatgatatatgattTATCCGATATATCCCAAGATTCGGTTGGTGTTAATAAGAGTACATTAAAGACGACTACACTTAAACTTACATTTAATGGCGTTATGGATTATGGAGTTATGGATGGAGGTATTCGTCTGCAAATAACTATATCTTGAGATCTAAATCGTAGTGTACCTAAAAGTTTTTTAGTCTTTTAAGAAACAAAGTTCTTAAAATCGATGGATGGATGTACTAAACTTAGTTTAAACTTAAATGCTTTCGTTATGTTTGCTAAATTGCTAATTATTTTACATAATATTTTCTTAGATATCTTTGATATCATATTTGTTACTTAACAGTTGATGTTACTTTCCATAATTTGAAAGCAATCCTCATATGCAAGTTATTTGGGTCCGTAATAATACCAAGTCGATTACGAGTTCCAAAAGCGTTGGCATGGAATTTTACGCTAAGCCTCGGATTACCGTGTAGCCGGGCAAAATGCGCTAACTGGAGCAGTATTTTTCAATCAATGTCTGTTTGACTGCACGGGTCACCTGAGCGATAACGCCAAATTGGGTAGACCCCCGCCACGCCCCTCCGCCCGTCGACATGTGTCATATCCAATATCAGTTGGCCAACGAAATGCAGCTAATCAGGTGCACAGCTTTGACAATAACATTATGGGATTTAATGTGCACTAATTGCCTGGCATTCGACGGCGGAAGGGCCCAATTGATGGCCTTGGGTGGGCGTGGGcatgggcggtgggtggtgggtggtgcaGGGGCGCAATAGCAAGAGCACGCACATTTCTAATGGCGCTTTAACCCCACCCTGGttttaattcaattacaaTTGACAGCATGACCCGGCATCGAAGTTTGAATACTCTCTAGCTGGCCAACCAGATATTACCCGACCCGACCAGAAATGCAAATTTCCGGCTGGCTTTTGATTGATTTTGTGTCACGTCACCTGTCATTCAAAGGTGCACTTGGAAAAAGAATAACAATATGTGTTGAATGAATTTGGTTTCCTTTTGTTATATTGGGTAATTACTTTTATTCAATTAATAAGTTTACTGTGGTGCAAAAATAAGGTGAATTTGTTTTTTCGATTTTCGAGGTGTGGTGCATTCCTTCCGCAAGGCAAAACTATTAATAAGGAATAATATTTGAACGTTATGACCAGAATTAGGGGCAATTACTACTGTTGGTTTTAGCATCACGACAAAGGCCCGTATAACATTTCGCTCGTTCTTCGTGACCATTTTGCCAAAAATGCGACTTATATCATCTTTTGTATTGTTTGGCTTCGTGTGACTTCTGTCTATCCTCAAAACTCCGGGAAACGCCCTTTGAGTTGATTGAGGGACTATTTAGCATATTTCGAGGATTGGAAATCGGGAGAGGAATAGTGGCTCCAAACAGCTCAAGAAAATACTTAAGGAGTCGAATCACAGAATCGAAAGATTGAATCGAATCATACAGTCGAATGATAGAATCGAATCAAACAGTCGAATCATAGAATAgaatcatagagtcgaatcaTAAAATCGAATCATTGAGGCAAATCATAGAAtcgaatcatagagtcgaatcaTAAAATCGAATCTTTGGGTCTAAGATAGAGTCGAACCAAGAGTCGAATCATAGAATTGAATTATAGAGTCGAATCATAGAATCGAATCATTGAGtcgaatcatagagtcgaatcataaaatcattgaatcattgattttttcaaattatttcGTTTGAATCTTTCCTACCACTTCTAGGAACAGTTTCTTAAACGCGGACAAAGTCGCGGCGGGAAAGATAGTAATTATTATAAGCTAGGCTACTGATTTGATCTTTATCTATGTAAAGTTTAACTTAATATAACTTTGAAAGCttctataatattttaaatttatttatttttttaattttactaaGATTAGTATAAGAACTATTACTTATCTCTTTGAAACTAAGCCCTCTTTCTTCCTCTTGCAGGTGCGTTTCTGATACCTTTTATGATTATGCTGATACTGGAAGGCATTCCACTGTTCCTTATCGAGCTGGGGATCGGCCAGAGGATGCGATTGGGTGCCTTGGGTGTGTGGAACACCATCCATCCCTGGCTGGGTGGCATCGGCATCTCGTCGTGCATAGTGACGCTGTTTGTGGCTCTGTACTACAACGTGATTATCACGTGGGTTTTCTTCTACCTCTTCAACAGTTTTCGGGTGAGTTGGTGTTCTGGATACCCAATAAATAGCCCGTAATTGAATAATCTCCTCAATAGTATCCGCTGCCCTGGTCCACCTGTCCGTTGAACGGCACAGGCTTTGAGCTGGAAGAGTGCGCCAAGTCCTCGGAGACGACGTACTTCTGGTACCGCACCACCTTGGATGCAGCCCCCTCCATGGACGAGCCCGGTGGCCTCAAGTGGTGGATCGTGCTCTGCCTGATGCTGTCCTGGACCATTGTCTTCTTCATCGTGATGAAGGGCATCCAGAGCTCAGGCAAAGTGGTCTATTTCACCTCGCTGTTCCCCTACATTGTGCTGACCATCTTCTTCATCCGCGGCATTACGCTGAGAGGAGCCGGAGCTGGCCTGATGCACATGTACACGCCGAAGGTGGAGAAGCTACTCGAACCCACTGTCTGGCTGGATGCAGCCACGCAGGTCTTCTACTCCTTCGGCCTGGCCTTTGGCTCCCTGATCGCCTTCGGGAGCTACAACACGCCGAAGAACAACTGCGTGCGGGATGTGCTCCTGGTGTCCGTCTGCAATGCCGTCACGGCCATCTACGCCAGCGTGGTCATCTTCGCCATTCTCGGGTTCAAGGCCACCGTGAATGTGGACCGCTGTGTGGCCAGGTGAGTCAGTGGGTCAGGGAGTGGGTTAGGGAGTGGGTCGTACGCATCAGTGGGTCCACTAGGTGGGTCATCAATATACCGACCAGTTGTAACCGGCGCAGGGCAACTGTCTTTGTATCTATTTGCGTATCAATGAGTTGCCGGCTCGGTGGGTGTACCTCTGCGTCCATCCATTGATATTCGAATCGATATATGGAATCGCGGTCGTGTCTGTCAATTTGCATCAATTAACGGACCCACTTTGAGTTATGCACAATTGCTCTTGAACTGGCTCTCTGTCGAGTTCTAACCGATTTCAACTGGTCTCCATTGATTGCTTACTCTTTCTTCctttttcatttcatttcccCCCAGTAATACGGACATCCTGGTCAAGAACAAACTGCTGGGCGTAAATGAGACCCATAACTATGAACAGACCATGAGTATGCTGAATGGCACCGAGCTGACCAGGCTTCAGTTGAGCGAGTGCAGTCTGGCCCACGAACTGGACAATGTGAGTACTGTCGGGATGAGGGATCCTTCGATCTAGAGGGTCTAACCGTATCTATTTTCATATACAGGCTGCCGAGGGCACTGGCCTGGCCTTCATCGTGTTCACCCAGGCCATCGTGGAGCTGCCCGGGGCTCCCTTCTGGGCCGTGCTCTTCTTCACCATGCTGCTGTCGCTGGGACTGGGCTCGCAGATCGGCATCCTGGAGGGCATGCTGTGCACCCTCTTCGACATTGACATTATCAAGCGGGTTAAGAAACAGCATGTCACTGGCGTGGTGTGTCTCTTCTGCTTCATTGTCGGTTTCATCTTCTGCACAGGTGCCGGCGAGTACTGGCTCAAGATGTTCGACTCCTTTGCCGGCACCATTGGCCTCGTGGTGGTGGCCCTGATGGAGATGATAGCAGTGATCTTCATCTACGGACACGAGCGGTGAGTTCGGGGTTTTCTTATATAGTTGAGCTTAGGACACTAACGATGCCTTTCCACAGCTTCACTGAGGACATCTACCAGATGACTGGCTACCGACCTGGTATCTACTGGCAGTGGACTTGGCGGTACATTGGTCCGGTGATCATGGTCTGCATCCTGGTCTCATCGGTGGTCTTTATGGTCATCAGGAATCCCACTTACGGAGCTTGGAATGCCGACTTGGTAAGTGATATTGGGTACTATGAAAACTTATTTTGCAGAACTGCTAGGAAGACTAGAAAGTGAGCTAAGAAATCAAAATAAGGATATTATCTGTCTCGTATCAACAATAATAAATAGTTCAACACAGTATAGAAACAATCatcaaaatgtatatattttcttatttccaTGATAATAGCATGGTTTACTAACTAAGTTTAGCACAGGACCATAGGGCTTTTGTGCCAATCGACCACAGAAAAATTCGGACTACAATTATTATACTACTTATCGAATTATAGACTAAcgttattaataaattttgcTGTATGTTATGGTctaattttgttacaaaattAACATAGAAAATGGCAATTATAAGTTAACGTTAGCTTTACAGATATTGGGCTTACAAACAATGGACACAGTATATTTCtgaaaatattatgaatagTGTATAGTCCATGTTGCTCATTAGTTACCCCTTCTTCCGATTACCCTTCTTAACTAAATTTTTCCTTTCCACAGGGCATGATCGAGCAGAAGAGCTACCCCAACTGGGTGATGGCCATCGCCCTGTCCATGATCCTGGCCGGGGTCCTGCCCATGCCCATCGTGTTCCTCATGCGTAGCTTCCAGTGCCTGAAGGTGGACCTGGACATCCACCAGGGATCGATCCGCCGCAACGAGACAACCGCCTCCACCAAGGAGATGATCGACAATGACGACGATGTAAGTGCAAATCCTCCCTCAAATCGGTTGATAACACTTTCGATCCAGTCTCGATTTGAGCTTTCTTTGTACCATTCGTTGTGTTCTTAGTCTAAGATTATGCCCATCTCTCTTTTGGTCTATACGTGTGA contains:
- the LOC119550104 gene encoding sodium-dependent neutral amino acid transporter B(0)AT3, with the protein product MAATKIIDAPRNGHEMAPLNTRARGDGTHGVTIVLTAPQRNSVQSVDIPGNEPERAAWSGKMQFFLSIIGYSVGLGNIWRFPYLCQQNGGGAFLIPFMIMLILEGIPLFLIELGIGQRMRLGALGVWNTIHPWLGGIGISSCIVTLFVALYYNVIITWVFFYLFNSFRYPLPWSTCPLNGTGFELEECAKSSETTYFWYRTTLDAAPSMDEPGGLKWWIVLCLMLSWTIVFFIVMKGIQSSGKVVYFTSLFPYIVLTIFFIRGITLRGAGAGLMHMYTPKVEKLLEPTVWLDAATQVFYSFGLAFGSLIAFGSYNTPKNNCVRDVLLVSVCNAVTAIYASVVIFAILGFKATVNVDRCVASNTDILVKNKLLGVNETHNYEQTMSMLNGTELTRLQLSECSLAHELDNAAEGTGLAFIVFTQAIVELPGAPFWAVLFFTMLLSLGLGSQIGILEGMLCTLFDIDIIKRVKKQHVTGVVCLFCFIVGFIFCTGAGEYWLKMFDSFAGTIGLVVVALMEMIAVIFIYGHERFTEDIYQMTGYRPGIYWQWTWRYIGPVIMVCILVSSVVFMVIRNPTYGAWNADLGMIEQKSYPNWVMAIALSMILAGVLPMPIVFLMRSFQCLKVDLDIHQGSIRRNETTASTKEMIDNDDDDDEDDENDFSGPALGGHVKTQSDFSDDEEEDKPMTMRMMMMRPTTTTKTSNALNVPTSRKNNYKKDAYDV